The sequence CATTGTACATGCGATCGCATAGCCGGAATCCGTAGGCAGGGCGATCACTTCGCCACGACGGAGCCGATCAACCACTTTGTCAACCAAGCGTTGTTGCGGATCTTCCGGATGAATATCAACGTACCATGCCATGATTATCTTCTTTCTTCACTCTGCTTCAGCAATGAAAGCGTGCAAATCCAGCACGTCTTGGTTCCCTGGATGATGTTGTTCTAAAGCTGTCAAGAAACGCTGTGCATCTGAGATTTTTCCAGTTTCCACTGCAGCTTTAATGAGTTCTATGCCAACATCCGGGATATCATTTTCCGGATTCCAACGTCCCATTCCCACCTGCATCGCAGTGTCGGGCTGGTCAGCTTCCACCAAGAGGTGGATTCCTTCAGCGAGCGCTCTTCCAGATTCCTCGCGGGCAGCAGCTACCTCAATTTGATGAACCGCAGCAGCTGGATCGTCGTCGATCGTGATCTTTGCTAGCTGAATTAACGGGTACCACGCCCGGGAATCCGAAGCAAGATCTTCAGATAAGGCCAACAAGACCAGCTTCACTGGAGTTTTCCGATGCTGAACATCATCAGCAGTTAGCGGATCTGCAGTAGGACTTGACTGTCCTAACTTACGAATAAGAGAGATGAGTTCTTCGAAAGCCTCTTGATTGTTAGGATCTGAGTCAAGATCAACACGCAGCTGTCCCGCCCGATCCACCAGCGGTGATGATTCTTCTGCAAGTTGTTCTATAAGATCTATAAAAGCCATACTTACAGCCTATAGTATTTAGAGTATTGAGATGTGATGAATCGGGGAAAATTATGGAAGACACCAAGCCACAAGATCTAGCATTGGCACGTATTAGGGTGGCACTTGATGAGATTGCCCCAGAAATTCCAGATAGCGAAATTATTCCCAGCGCTCGATTACGACAAGATTTGCGCCTGGACGAAGTTAGCGTATGGGCACTAGTGACTAATGTAGAAATGTTGTCTAAGAAACATATTTCCGACACCGTGGCACAGCATTTTGGCACGGTAGCGGACGTTATTGAAGCGATTGCTGATGAACCTAAGCGTGCCGCGGAGGAAGACACACGCGATGTAGCATCAGCAGTTGCTGATTTGGCGTCATTATTTAGCCAGCGCTAACCAACTCGGTGTAGCCATCGCACCGGCGCTCCAGCACCTGCATAACGAAAAACTTCTAATTCATCATCCCACGCAGTACCCAAAGCAATATCGAGCATCCGGCGCATCTCCTGCGGATCATCCCCGGCTTGTTCCAGCGCTGCACGCACTCGATTTTCCGGAACGACGACGTTCCCTAATAGGTCGGTCTGCGCATAAAAAATTCCGAGACCAGGAGTACACGACCACCGGCCGCCATCGGATATGGGCGATGCTTCTTCGGTAATTTCGAAACGAAGGTGCTCCCAACCGCCCAGTGCAGATGCGATAGCGGCACCAGTACCAACTTCGCCAGTCCATGACACTTCACCACGGTTCATTGATGGTACTGCTGGCTGCGCAGTCCATTCGAAATGAACAGGATATCCGAGCAAACTTCCAACCGCCCATTCAACGTGAGGTTGAACAGCCGGTGTGACTGAGTGGATGAAAATAACTCCACGAGTAGTATATTTTTGTTTCACCATGACCTCCTGAATTAGGTGAGATTCCCCGTAACACCTAACAAAATGAGGTCATTAGATACTTACACTATGCCACAGTTCAGCACAACTTGGAAGAACAAAACGCTTCCTTCACTATCGCTGTGGCAAAGCCTGACAAAAAATATCCGTCACAGTTGGAGCTGTGAATGTAAAACCCGCATCCAATAGTGCAACTGGCACCACTCGTTGCGAAGCCATAATAGTCTCCCCGATCGCATGTGGAAACAGCCACGAAAGCGGTTTTAATGGTATCCGAATAACAGCCGGACGATGGAGATGCCGCGCTAACAGCGCATTCCATTCTTGGTTTCGAACTGGTTGCGGACACACTGCATTGATCGGCCCGTGTAACACCGGATGGACCACGGCATACAGAATTGCGCGCACATGGTCAATCAACGAGATAGTGGACATCCATGCTGATCCATCGGAAAGCGGACCGCCTAAACCGGCGCGATAGAGGTGCTGAAGAATTCCGAGCATACCGCCGTCGGCTCCCATTACCAAACCCGTTCTAATCATCACGGTTCGTACACCGGCTTCATCTTCACAACGTTGTGCACAAGATTCCCATGACGAACACAAGTCAGCGAGAAATCCAGTCCCACTCGGCATACCTTCATTAAGAACCAAATCCCCTGAATCCGATTCATAAAAACCAATAGCACTGCCAGAAATGAAACACTCCGGGCGTTCCTCGTCGGAAAGCCGTCTGATTCCTTCGACAAGAGTTTGAACAGAATCGATTCGCGAATCCCACAATAGTTTCTTATAGGATTTAGTCCACGCTTTACCAATCAGCGGAGCACCGTTAAGACAGATAACGCCAGTAGCACCCGCCATGACAGTCTCATCGACTTTGTGAGCTGACGGTTCCCAGACAACATCAGTACAGTGCAACGGAGTCTCAGGAGGAAGCGAACGCACTAAACGCGTCACGTGATAGCCAGCAGACACTGCAGCTTTCACCAAATATGATCCAATGAAACCAGTTGCACCGGCGATAACGAGAGATGGCCGTGATGTATTCATTTGCGAGACCTTAATGCTGTCAATGCTTCTTTTCTTAAATGCCGTTCTAGGCGATCAACGTATATGTAACCATCTAAATGATCACATTCGTGCTGGATAAGGCGGCCCCAGATTTCTTCACCTTCAACAACAACTTTATTTCCCTGTAAATCGATGCCTTCAGCTCGTGCATACCATGGACGTCGACACGGATACCATAAGTCTGGAACGGATAGACAGCCTTCATCACCGTCTTGCGTTTCGTCAGATGTTTCCACAATCATCGGGTTGAGTATGTAGCCTGTATTCCCCTCGATATTCCACGAAAATGCGCGATAAGATACACCAATTTGATTCGCAGCTAATCCAGCTCTGCCGGGCTCCTGAACATTCTCCATCAAATCGCGAACAAGCTGCTCAATACCTGGTGTGATGCGCGTAATCGGATCGCATACGCTTCGTAAAACTGGATCTCCAATTATTCGAATATCTCGGTAACTCATAGCCTCTATTCTTCCACATTGGCACTTTATAGGGAACATCGCGTTCCATCTTCTCTCCTTGTACGGACAATAAGCGACATTGTGCGCACTAATTGACGCCAAAATATCACACGGTTTTCTAAAATCGTCCGGTAGGATTACCTGCGTGACCCGTAGACAATTAGACGGAGTAATCGTGAAAGATACAGTTCAACGGCCCTACCCGCTATCGCGCTATGTAAAGGCTTGGGCAGTACACGCCTTCACCATGACAGGCGTCATATGGGTAATCTTGGCAACCCGTGCTCTAATGCTTGACGACTATAAGATGATGTGGCTATGGCTAGGCATCGCATTAGTGGTTGATGCCGCAGATGGACCGATGGCACGCAAAGCGAAGGTTCTCGAGGTGGTGCCATGGTTTTCGGGCACAATGATGGATAATATCGTTGACTATATGACGTGGACTATGGTCCCAGTAGTGTTTATGGCAGAAGTACTCCCCTTTGGCGGTGAGCATTTCGCTATTGGTGCAGCTAGCCTCGCAGCCACATCCTCAATGTTCTGTTACGCCAATACTAAGATGAAATCATCCGACTGGTACTTCGTGGGATTCCCCGCAGCATGGAACATCGTTATCGTCATCTTGTGGTTGTTTGGTACACCGGCCATCTTTAATTGGATTGTCGTTATAGCATTTACAATTCTTGCTGTTATCCCATGGAAGTGGGTGCATCCATTCCGCGTCAAGCACCTAAGAATATTTAACGCACTTGCAGCTATCACTTGGGTAGCAATTACCGCAGTCTGGGTAATCATATACCCTGCAACTCCCCTGTGGATCCTAATCCCATGGTGGATTTCTGGCCTATGGCTACTTGTTGCCGGTGCTATTCGCACGTGGCGCGATCGGCCTGATCCTGAGGCATTAATAGAGTCCGCACACTAAGCAGAACCCAAGATGCTTTCCTGCCAAACTAAGACAAAACCGTAAGAAAGATGCCGCGCATTCTAGATGATGTGCGGCATCTTTATCTATTTATTTCACCCTAGAAATGAAATACTCAACGACAGTCACGAAGCCTGAAACTAATAACTTCCTATCCACAATTCGAGCTTTCAAATTAACGTTTTATAGCTTCTCAAAGGCCTATTAAGCCTCCCCTACCCCCGAAGCACAGTCAGCCGCTAAAAGTACGTTAGAAGCATGCACAGCACGTACCGAAGCACAGCAATAAAGGCAATATGAACAATGGAGCAACATTATGACGAGCAGAGGCGTTTAAGGCTTACAAAAGGGCATAAAAAAGGCGCACCCCGTTGTGCGCTTCTTCTATCTTCGCTACTTTTCACCACATGCGAGAATCGATTGCGAAATCAATATCCTTTGCACGAGCTTCAACGATTAATGCGTTAACTGTTTCACGTGAACGGAACACATCCTTGAACTTCTTCATTTTTCACCTCCTAGAATTTTCTTTGTACATAATTAAAGTACTCCTGACCAACTTTTATTCCCAGCCACCAGACCCTAATGTGAGCTATCGATCCTTTCCTAGAACTTAGGACATTCCTACAGAAAGGAGCTAAGTCGAAACGACATCATGAATGTTTAACAAAACCCACAAGAGTTGCCACAGACACAAGAGACAACTCAGCGAAGGTATATACAAAAAATGTCCGGCTTTAATTAGCCGGACATTTATTTGGCTCCCGCAGCTGGACTCGAACCAGCAACCCTTCGATTAACAGTCGAATGCTCTGCCATTGAGCTATGCGGGAAAGCGACTTAAAAAACTATAGAACGACTTCACGCCAGATGCAAACTCGATTTAACATTTTGCCTCCTTTTGTTACCGTCATCACACCACGAAGGTCTTAAAACGTTGATAAATCACGGATTTAAAAATCTAGACCAACCATATCGCGTAGCTCAGATTCAAGTTTCGCGATCTCCTTCATGTCTGCCTGTGTTGGTTGCGCGCTAACTAGTATTTGCACGAATAATGACTCATCTGCCCGCCGTCGTATCTGACCGTAGGCCATACTTCCAGAAGGTAAATCCACATAATTACGGCAAACAATAGAGCGCTCCACTCGCTCATGAACCATCGTTAATAATTGCTCATTTGCATCTGCCGCGAACCGGACTCTCAAAGTTTCGATAGCCGGATCAACAAATGCAATAGTCAACTCCCGAAGAGCAGAATCCCACGAAGCTGCTTCAATCTCAAACCATTCATACACCTGCCAGTCGCCAGTGTTACTCACGATCGCTAGTTCACTAGGCCATACTGCGATCCACGATTCTTGTGGCTCTACGATTTCTGAAGCTGTTGTCGGATATCCGTTGTGCTTGTTCTTCAGAAAAGTAGGGATTCTAGAGGACTTGCGAAACATTATTACCTTCCCACTCTGCAGCAACAACGAAACTGGAAATAGCTCTACTAGTAGCGGCATCATGATGCGCCGCATTCTGCCCTGCGAAAAATCCCAAAAATGCAAGGATAACGCCAGCAACTATAGCTATCAAAAAATATTGCTTCTGCTTTACTTTGAGCTTTGCAACTTCCTCATCAGTTAGTTTCTGGGAGACATCTGCAGTAGCTTCTAAGTCTTTCTCTTCACTGTTCACGCTTGTAGTCTATCGTGACCTGTACGTAAGAGCTGAATGAGCCTCAACAACGGTCAGCTCTTTTCCAATAGCTTTCGTCTCCGCATCCCCAGGAACTTTTATCCACGCACCGCTCGGTAGCTGTGCTTCAACCTTCCATACGACGGTCACATCAGGCTGGACATACCCGCCATATTTATAAGAGTGTTGAACATCACCATCTGGCCACATGCCGCCTGGCGACAACGTATCCATCAATTTACCGTCGCCAAAATTCCACTTGTACATCTGTGGAATTAGATGAACGTCAATCTGATGGCCTCCAACCGTAACGCTCGAGTGGTGTTCGTGTGCGGTACTCAGAAAATAAACATCTTTGTTAACTAAAACTTCACTTCCACTAGGTTGTATCTCCAGATCTCCATGGTCGATTATGGTTGAAGCTTGGTCATGAACAGCTTGCGCAATATCAGCAATATCCAAATCAGAAGACTTTTCAGTATCGCATAGAGCTTTCCGGTGTTTTTCCAGCTCAATAACATTTCCCAAACCTTGCCCAATGTGCATAGTGGACGGAATAGGTTTATTTGCACAAAAATCCGCCATTGTGTAAGTAGGGTCAGGAAAGGTGAGAGTAGAACCATTTCTTGGCATGCCCTCAGTTACACCTTGCACTACAGAAGGCAGAACGAATTCTCTAGTTGCGTGGATAGTAACCGCATTCCCATCTGCTGAGCTACTCCAAATATCACCTCCCGCACGAAATAATCCGATTAAAATCCACTGGTACGCCAAAAGCCCAAACATAGTCAGCCAATCCTTCCAGTAAAACCTGCACCATCGCCTATCTGGAAATTAGTGATCTGCCATGTTGATTTCTTTTCAAGAGAAACTACAACGTGATACTTGTCTGGACTTTGTTCTTCATCAGAGTATCGGCCATGAATTACGACGTCTCGTCTTTCCACCAAAAACTGGATCTCATACCGGTTCTCATTCTCACTAACGATCCCGTTAACTTGGTCTAGTATCAAGATAGTACTGTCAATCCAGGTTTCATCTTTCTTATTGCGCTCCTCCGCCAACACTTCTTGGCAGAATTTACATTCGGCGCCTGAATGCTTTTCCCAATACGAAGTATCACCAGTTTTTAACATGTACGGGTAAAACATAACGAAATGTTTCGCCACCGCGACGGCATCGGTTCGTGCATCGCCAGAAAGCTCTGGCTCAGTAGGAGCCTCAAGTACTGGACGTGGCGGGATAACATGTTCGTGGCGTGTCTGTGTTTCTTGAGTCCCGAGGGCCCTCGGCTCTTGTTGTACCTCATTACATGAAGAAAGTGTTGCGCTTACACAAGCACAGAAAACCAAGACGCTAGCTTTCTGAAAATTACTGTATATGTGATTCATTTACTCGCCCATCCCAATGTGGTATATCGGCTTGATATATCGGCTGGTTCCAATGTAACAGTTACGGTGATTACCAGAAAAAAGTTATCCACAGGTATAAAAATCCCGTGGTATAACGTTAGCTATACCACGGGAGAACGTGCCCCCGGCAGGACTTGAACCCGCGACCAAAGAATTATGAGTTCCCTGCTCTAACCAGCTGAGCTACAGGGGCGACAAAAACAATGGTACCGAAAAGTCACGCTATCCAAAAATCTAGCGTTTGATCACAACACATCTCACAAACCGTCGTCTTCATCATATGCTCGTCGTGTTGCTTCCAGCCGCATCAAAATTTCAAATAACTGTTCTTGCTGAGGCGAATCCGCGGCTATAGTCTGCATCTCACGTCGGACATCAGCAATTTGTTGGGTAATGCCTTGTCGGATAAGGGAGACGATGATGCCACGTACATAGCGCCAGGACTCTTCTCCTCCGTTTTCTGGCAACGGTGCAACAGTCAGCTGTCGAATCGCACCTCGAACGAGGTCATCGGCATTATTTTCAACTTGTTCAATAAACCATGCGCTCGCCCGAATCGAAGCCGTATTCTCGTCTACTCCAGAATGCTTCAACTGAGTAAATTTGTCATCATAGGCACTCACCGTACCAGCAGCGCTAATAGCATCGAATATGCTCTGGTGAATCGGAGTGAGGAAGGTTCGAACCGGAATTTGATCTGCATGAGCTGTATGCGCCATCCCAGGTAGTTGCAGCATGACTTCTAAGGCTTGCCGTTCAACCCGCGTTACTGGATCACGTAAGCTATCGCGGGATGCAAGCACTGGCTGCGGAAGCGGTCCTTCATTTTCGGCACTATGCCGCTGTGGCGCGTTCCCAGAGCGTGCTGCCTGGCGGACGCTATCGCGGACTAATGTCTCATCCATTCCCAGCCAGCCAGCAAGTTGGCGTGAATATTCTGACTGCAACACTCGGTCTCGTATTTGCGCCACGATCGGCGCAGCTGCCCGCAAACCAGCAGTTCTTCCCTCAACAGAATGCAATGGCAACTCACGTAGCATGGATCGAATCGCGAATTCAAAGAGCGGTTTACGTTGTGCTACCAATTGGCGCACAGCTTCATCTCCCCCTGCCATCCGTAACTCACATGGATCCATACCATTTTCTGACACAGCGACGAAGGTTTGAGCCGCAAAACTTTGATCTTCTTGGAACGCCCGCAACGCGGCCTTCTGGCCGGCCGCATCGCCGTCGAATGTGAAGATGACTTCCCCACCGAAAGCGTGCCCGTTACTCATCATTACGCCGGCAGCAGGATTTGCAGAATCGCCCATAAGCCGACGTACTATTTTTACATGCTCCGTACCGAAAGCAGTACCACAAGTCGCAACCGCATTTGTCACGCCTGCTAGATGGGCTGCCATCACATCGGTATATCCTTCGACGACGACGATTGCGCGCTCCGAAGATATTGCCTTTTTCGCAACATCGAGTCCATACAACACACCTGATTTTTTATAAATCATTGTTTCTGGAGTGTTTAAGTATTTAGGTCCTTGATCTGAGTCAAGCAATTTTCGCGCACCAAAACCAATAGGCTCCCCAGTAATCGAATGAATCGGCCACATCACGCGGCCTCGGAAACGATCATACAAGCCCCGAGTTTTTTGTGAAGCCAAACCAGACGCCGAAATTTCTTTATCAGTAAAGCCACGCCGACGAAGCTCCGTTAGTAACCCATCCCAGGAATCAGGAGAATAACCAACTCGGAAATCTGCAATCGCTTGCGAACTGAAGCCACGGGCAGCCAAAAGATCCCGTGCTGGTTTACCAGCTTCCGTCGCCAACTGTTGTACATAAAATTCTTCCGCAACACGATGAGCATCGATGAGTCGGGCACGCGTCACATCACGAGGCCGCGAATCGTCTCGACTATTTCGTCCGTTCTCCTCATACTCGATAGCAACACCCGCTTTGCGAGCCAAAAGCTCGACTGCTTCAACGAAAGACACATGCTCAATTCGTTCAATGAACGAAATCGCGTCGCCGCCCTCGCCACAGCCAAAACAATGCCAGCGATTAACGTGAGGACGCACATGGAATGACGGGGTCTTTTCATCGTGGAAAGGACACAGGCCTTTCATGGATCCGACGCCAGCTGTTTTCAACGTGACATATTCCCCGACAACATCTTCGATGCGTGTCTTGTCCCGCACATCGTCGATTACTGATCGTTTAATCATTCCACCCATACATCTATGTTAGCTGGCTATGTCAAGTGCAGAAATAAATAGCACGTCACTATTACACTAGGCGTATGGGATTTTTTGATTTTATCTATCCGGCTGGGTCTTCCCCACAGCTCACTACTGCACAAGCATTTCAAGAGCAACAAGATGGCGCTCGAATTATCGACATTCGAGACATTATCGAATGGAATAAAGGTCATGTACTTGATAGTTTTCATATCCCGCAAGCAAAATTATTACGTCCAGGTGCCGGCATCGATAAAGATGATCGGCTAATACTGGTATGCAACACTGGCACTATCTCTCTATCGGTGGCTCACAAACTTGTTCAAGAAGGATACGATGCCACTTCTATTCATGGTGGTTTTGACAGTTGGAAACGATCCGGATACCCAATTCGCTATCGGTGAACAAAAAGAAAAATGGCCCAAACAATCTCGTTTGGGCCATTTTTATCGTCGTCGCTACTTCTTCTGAACGTACTTCAACGAATCCAACGTCACTGCCGCAAGAATAATAATTCCTTCGAAGACAAACTGGAGATTGGTGTCAATTCCCAAGATCGTTAACGAATATGTCAGACCGGTAAAGATCATCACACCGGTCACAACACCAGAGATCTTTCCGATACCACCGGTGAACGACACGCCACCAACCACGCACGCGGCGATAGCGTCCATATCCCAACCTTGGCCGTAAGCTGCGGAGCCAGAACCGAACATTCGCGCAGCTTCCAACCAAGAGCCGAAACCGTAGAGGACGCCTGCAAGGATGAAAGCTCCCATAGTCACTTTAAACACGGAGATTCCGGAAACCGCAGCAGCTTCTGGGTTGCCGCCAACAGCGTAAAGATTCTTTCCGAAAGTGGTCTTGTTCCAGATAAACCACACAACAATTGTGGCGGCCACTGCCCAAAGAATAATCGTTGGGAAGCCAGAGACATTTGGCACGATCATTCGCGGAATTTCGGATTCGATAGCTCCGAAGCTCACGCCCTTGGTCGCATACGTGACAAGTCCAAAAATGATGAGCATGTTTGCCATTGTGGAAACGAATGGGTGCATTTTAAATCGTGCGGTAAAGAATCCTGCGATCATCGTGAAGGCGGTCGTGGCGATAATACACGCAATCAGTGCCAAGACCACACGTCCTCCAACGGGGATTCCAGTGAAGTCAAAAGCGTGTCCGAATACGCTTCCAGTATTGGGTCCCTTGTGCATAACGACCGTTGCAATCACCATGCCCATGCCAACCATTCGACCGATCGACAAATCAGTGCCAGTGAGCAAAATAAGTCCAGCAACACCTAGCGCTAAGAACATGCGCGGTGAAGCCTGCTGCAAAATATTCAAAACATTCTGCGTTGTAAAGAGGTCAACGCCCTTAGTAATCGGAGCCAGAACCGCCATAGCAATGAAGATCAAAACGATAACGATATACAAGCCGTTTTTCAGCAAGAACTGACGCCGATTAAACGAGTATCGATAATTTTCGATCTTCTGCGCAAAAGTCTGCTTGAACGTAAAGTCGGAGTTTCGAAGCAGATCGATCATATGATATTTCTCTGCTACTGCCGCATGCCGACGATCTTTAGCCGCTTGCATCCGATGCTGTAACGAGATTTTTGCATCGTACTGCTTATTTTTGTAGACGACGTCTTCGTCTTTCAGTTCTTGCTTGAGGTCATCACCGCCTTGCTTACGTATTTCAGAAATCGCATTTTCATGCTCCTTTTTAACAACACGAAGCTGACGCTCATATTCTTCTTTCGCCTGACGCTTTTCTTCCTCTACGCTAGCTTCAACTTTACTGAGGTACGTTTTATCAAAATTATCATCGATGTATTTCTCAGCACGCGCTACCAGTTTATTGATGCGTGGTCGATTAGCTGTTTGAACACGTCGCGCCTCAGCGAGTTCTTTCTCATCGCGGCGTCGTAGCTCAGCCCGCTCATCTTTCGACAGCGTACGGTCAGCTTTCATGTTGCGAAGCTGATGCTGTAATCGAGTTACCTTTGTTGTTCCGTCTTCACGCAAAACATCTATTTCAGATTGGATATTTCCAACATATTCTTTGATAGGCGCGAGGAGTTGTTCTTCTTTTTCATAAGTTAGGACACTCATGGCATTTCCTTTCTTATAGATACTTTGCGCTAAGTCTGAGTAGTTCTTCTTGGTTGGTTTCTTGGGTATTGACGATGCCAGCTAGACGTCCGGCAGACATAACGCCGATACGGTTAGTAATTCCGAGGATTTCAGGCATCTCGGAGCTGACCAGAAGGACTGTCTTGCCACGTTTTGCCATCTCGATAATAAGTTCATAGATCTCATACTTAGCGCCGACGTCGATACCACGAGTTGGCTCGTCCATCATAAACACTTTGGGTTCACGTTCTAGCCACCGACCGAAAATTACTTTCTGCTGGTTGCCGCCAGAAAGCGCCGAGATCAGTTCCTCCGGTCCAGTGGTTTTCGTATGCATCGTGCGGATTTCGCCGACAGTTGCAGCCTGCATTTTGCGATCAGAGAGAGCGATTCTCTTCTTGTACGACGGTAGGTTTGCGATAGTTGTGTTGAACGTTAGGTCTCCCTTGAGGAATAAACCATCAGCCTTTCGTTCTTCCGTAATCAGCGCAAATCCAGAGTCGATTGCTTCACGCGGTTTATTGAAATTCATCAATTTATCGCGGTAGTAGACACGTCCAGTAGCTCGAGTTCGGATACCAAAAATTGTTTCCAATAGTTCAGTGCGACCAGCTCCTACCAGACCATAAAGTCCAAATATCTCGCCTTCTTTGACTTCAAACGAGATGTCTTTGATATAAGGTGCGAACTTTGTTGATAGATGGCTAATTTGCAAAATTGGCTGGCCAGGATCATTATCGACATCAGGATAACGGTTTTCCAGCGATCGACCTACCATTGCAGTGATGAGTTCATTCATGTTGGTATCTGACGT is a genomic window of Arcanobacterium phocae containing:
- a CDS encoding DUF3145 domain-containing protein, encoding MVKQKYTTRGVIFIHSVTPAVQPHVEWAVGSLLGYPVHFEWTAQPAVPSMNRGEVSWTGEVGTGAAIASALGGWEHLRFEITEEASPISDGGRWSCTPGLGIFYAQTDLLGNVVVPENRVRAALEQAGDDPQEMRRMLDIALGTAWDDELEVFRYAGAGAPVRWLHRVG
- a CDS encoding TIGR01777 family oxidoreductase, with translation MNTSRPSLVIAGATGFIGSYLVKAAVSAGYHVTRLVRSLPPETPLHCTDVVWEPSAHKVDETVMAGATGVICLNGAPLIGKAWTKSYKKLLWDSRIDSVQTLVEGIRRLSDEERPECFISGSAIGFYESDSGDLVLNEGMPSGTGFLADLCSSWESCAQRCEDEAGVRTVMIRTGLVMGADGGMLGILQHLYRAGLGGPLSDGSAWMSTISLIDHVRAILYAVVHPVLHGPINAVCPQPVRNQEWNALLARHLHRPAVIRIPLKPLSWLFPHAIGETIMASQRVVPVALLDAGFTFTAPTVTDIFCQALPQR
- a CDS encoding peptide deformylase gives rise to the protein MSYRDIRIIGDPVLRSVCDPITRITPGIEQLVRDLMENVQEPGRAGLAANQIGVSYRAFSWNIEGNTGYILNPMIVETSDETQDGDEGCLSVPDLWYPCRRPWYARAEGIDLQGNKVVVEGEEIWGRLIQHECDHLDGYIYVDRLERHLRKEALTALRSRK
- a CDS encoding CDP-alcohol phosphatidyltransferase family protein, translated to MKDTVQRPYPLSRYVKAWAVHAFTMTGVIWVILATRALMLDDYKMMWLWLGIALVVDAADGPMARKAKVLEVVPWFSGTMMDNIVDYMTWTMVPVVFMAEVLPFGGEHFAIGAASLAATSSMFCYANTKMKSSDWYFVGFPAAWNIVIVILWLFGTPAIFNWIVVIAFTILAVIPWKWVHPFRVKHLRIFNALAAITWVAITAVWVIIYPATPLWILIPWWISGLWLLVAGAIRTWRDRPDPEALIESAH
- a CDS encoding DUF6318 family protein — translated: MNHIYSNFQKASVLVFCACVSATLSSCNEVQQEPRALGTQETQTRHEHVIPPRPVLEAPTEPELSGDARTDAVAVAKHFVMFYPYMLKTGDTSYWEKHSGAECKFCQEVLAEERNKKDETWIDSTILILDQVNGIVSENENRYEIQFLVERRDVVIHGRYSDEEQSPDKYHVVVSLEKKSTWQITNFQIGDGAGFTGRIG
- the dnaG gene encoding DNA primase — encoded protein: MGGMIKRSVIDDVRDKTRIEDVVGEYVTLKTAGVGSMKGLCPFHDEKTPSFHVRPHVNRWHCFGCGEGGDAISFIERIEHVSFVEAVELLARKAGVAIEYEENGRNSRDDSRPRDVTRARLIDAHRVAEEFYVQQLATEAGKPARDLLAARGFSSQAIADFRVGYSPDSWDGLLTELRRRGFTDKEISASGLASQKTRGLYDRFRGRVMWPIHSITGEPIGFGARKLLDSDQGPKYLNTPETMIYKKSGVLYGLDVAKKAISSERAIVVVEGYTDVMAAHLAGVTNAVATCGTAFGTEHVKIVRRLMGDSANPAAGVMMSNGHAFGGEVIFTFDGDAAGQKAALRAFQEDQSFAAQTFVAVSENGMDPCELRMAGGDEAVRQLVAQRKPLFEFAIRSMLRELPLHSVEGRTAGLRAAAPIVAQIRDRVLQSEYSRQLAGWLGMDETLVRDSVRQAARSGNAPQRHSAENEGPLPQPVLASRDSLRDPVTRVERQALEVMLQLPGMAHTAHADQIPVRTFLTPIHQSIFDAISAAGTVSAYDDKFTQLKHSGVDENTASIRASAWFIEQVENNADDLVRGAIRQLTVAPLPENGGEESWRYVRGIIVSLIRQGITQQIADVRREMQTIAADSPQQEQLFEILMRLEATRRAYDEDDGL
- a CDS encoding rhodanese-like domain-containing protein, coding for MGFFDFIYPAGSSPQLTTAQAFQEQQDGARIIDIRDIIEWNKGHVLDSFHIPQAKLLRPGAGIDKDDRLILVCNTGTISLSVAHKLVQEGYDATSIHGGFDSWKRSGYPIRYR
- a CDS encoding ABC transporter permease subunit, which gives rise to MSVLTYEKEEQLLAPIKEYVGNIQSEIDVLREDGTTKVTRLQHQLRNMKADRTLSKDERAELRRRDEKELAEARRVQTANRPRINKLVARAEKYIDDNFDKTYLSKVEASVEEEKRQAKEEYERQLRVVKKEHENAISEIRKQGGDDLKQELKDEDVVYKNKQYDAKISLQHRMQAAKDRRHAAVAEKYHMIDLLRNSDFTFKQTFAQKIENYRYSFNRRQFLLKNGLYIVIVLIFIAMAVLAPITKGVDLFTTQNVLNILQQASPRMFLALGVAGLILLTGTDLSIGRMVGMGMVIATVVMHKGPNTGSVFGHAFDFTGIPVGGRVVLALIACIIATTAFTMIAGFFTARFKMHPFVSTMANMLIIFGLVTYATKGVSFGAIESEIPRMIVPNVSGFPTIILWAVAATIVVWFIWNKTTFGKNLYAVGGNPEAAAVSGISVFKVTMGAFILAGVLYGFGSWLEAARMFGSGSAAYGQGWDMDAIAACVVGGVSFTGGIGKISGVVTGVMIFTGLTYSLTILGIDTNLQFVFEGIIILAAVTLDSLKYVQKK
- a CDS encoding sugar ABC transporter ATP-binding protein gives rise to the protein MTDNNQDVVLTIRGMSKSFGRNRVLDHIDFDVKRGSIIGLMGENGAGKSTMMKCLFGTYQKDEGEITLDGHPVAFSGPKEALENGIAMVHQELNQALERSVVDNLFLGRYPKTALGTIDEKRMRTEASDLFRQLGMTVNLTQPMRKMSVSQRQMCEIAKAISYHSQVIVLDEPTSSLTEPEVRKLFEMMRKLRDNGISLVYISHKMDEIFEICDQVAVLRDGKLVMTKDTSDTNMNELITAMVGRSLENRYPDVDNDPGQPILQISHLSTKFAPYIKDISFEVKEGEIFGLYGLVGAGRTELLETIFGIRTRATGRVYYRDKLMNFNKPREAIDSGFALITEERKADGLFLKGDLTFNTTIANLPSYKKRIALSDRKMQAATVGEIRTMHTKTTGPEELISALSGGNQQKVIFGRWLEREPKVFMMDEPTRGIDVGAKYEIYELIIEMAKRGKTVLLVSSEMPEILGITNRIGVMSAGRLAGIVNTQETNQEELLRLSAKYL